In Numenius arquata unplaced genomic scaffold, bNumArq3.hap1.1 HAP1_SCAFFOLD_45, whole genome shotgun sequence, one DNA window encodes the following:
- the LOC141478863 gene encoding olfactory receptor 14J1-like yields the protein MPNSSSITQFLLLAFADTRELQLLHFGLFLGIYLAALLGNALIITAIACDHRLHTPMYFFLLNLSVLDLCSISTTVPKAMTNSLWATRAISYWGCAAQLFLFLFMIAAEFYLLTVMSYDRYVAICRPLHYGTLLGSRACVHMAAAAWGSGFLNALLHTANTFSLPLCQGNVLDQFFCEIPQILKLACSQSYLREVVLIVVSACLAFGCFVFIVVSYVQIFRAVLRIPSEQGRHKAFSTCLPHLAVVSLFLSTAVFAHLKPPSISSQVLDLVVSFLYSVFSPAVNPLIYSMRNQELKGAVWKLMTR from the coding sequence atgcccaacagcagctccatcacccagttcctcctcctggcattcgcagacacacgggagctgcagctcttgcacttcgggctcttcctgggcatctacctggctgccctcctgggaaacgcactcatcatcaccgccatcgcctgtgaccaccgcctccacacccccatgtacttcttcctcctcaacctctccgttcttgacctgtgctccatctccaccactgtccccaaagccatgaccAATTCCCTCTGGgctaccagggccatctcctactggggatgtgctgcacagctatttctgtttctcttcatgattgcagcagagttttatcttctcactgtcatgtcctacgaccgctacgttgccatctgccgacccctgcactacgggaccctcctgggcagcagagcttgtgtccacatggcagcagctgcctggggcagtgggtttctcaatgctctcctgcacacggccaatacattttccctgcccctctgccagggcaatgtcctggaccagttcttctgtgaaatcccccagatcctcaaacttgcctgctcacagtcctacctcagggaagttgttcttattgtggtcagtgcctgtttagcatttggttgttttgtgttcattgtggtgtcctatgtgcagatcttcagggccgtgctgaggatcccctctgagcagggacggcacaaagccttttccacgtgcctccctcacctggccgtggtctccctgtttctcagcactgcagtgtttgcccacctgaagcccccctccatctcctcccaagttctagacctggtggtgtcatttctgtactcagtgttttctccagcagtgaaccccctcatctacagcatgaggaaccaggagctcaaaggtgcagtgtggaaactgatgaccagatga
- the LOC141478864 gene encoding olfactory receptor 14A16-like, whose translation MLNSSSITQFLLLAFADTRELQLLHFGLFLGIYLAALLGNALIITAIACDHRLHTPMYFFLLNLSVLDLASISTTVPKAMANSLWDTRAISYWGCTAQLFFVFFFIGAEYCLLTVMSYDRYVAICQPLHYGTLLGSRACVHMAAAAWGSGFLNALLHTANTFSLPLCQGNVLDQFFCEIPQILKLSCSHSSLREVGFIVVSACLAFGCFVFIVVSYVQIFRAVLRIPSEQGRHKAFSTCLPHLAVVSLFLSTGFFAYLKPPSISSSPLDLVVAVVYSVVPPAVNPLIYSMRNQELKEALKKLIQWVQLQQQ comes from the coding sequence atgctcaacagcagctccatcacccagttcctcctcctggcattcgcagacacacgggagctgcagctcttgcactttgggctcttcctgggcatctacctggctgccctcctgggaaacgcactcatcatcaccgccatcgcctgtgaccaccgcctccacacccccatgtacttcttcctcctcaacctctccgttcttgacctggcatccatctccaccactgtccccaaagccatggccaattccctctgggataccagggccatctcctactggggatgtactgcacagctcttctttgttttctttttcattggtgcagagtattgtcttctcactgttatgtcctacgaccgctacgttgccatctgccaacccctgcactacgggaccctcctgggcagcagagcttgtgtccacatggcagcagctgcctggggcagtgggtttctcaatgctctcctgcacacggccaatacattttccctacccctctgccagggcaatgtcctggaccagttcttctgtgaaatcccccagatcctcaagctctcctgctcacactccagcctcagggaagttgggtttattgtggtcagtgcctgtttagcatttgggtgttttgtgttcattgtggtgtcctacgtgcagatcttcagggccgtgctgaggatcccctctgagcagggacggcacaaagccttttccacgtgcctccctcacctggccgtggtctccctctttctcagcactggcttctttgcctacctgaagcccccctccatctcctcctcacccctggacttggtggtggctgttgtgtactcagtggtgcctccagctgtgaaccccctcatctacagcatgaggaaccaggagctcaaagaagcattgaagaaactcattcaatgggttcagctccagcagcagtag